The Flavobacteriales bacterium genome includes a region encoding these proteins:
- a CDS encoding 1,4-dihydroxy-2-naphthoyl-CoA synthase: MHLQAAPPEWREAKAYTDITYRKCNGVARIAFNRPEVRNAFRPHTVSELLDAFHDAQEDTEIGVVLFSAEGPSAKDGGWSFCSGGDQRARGHQGYVDGAGTPRLNILEVQRLIRFMPKVVIAVVPGWCVGGGHSLHVVCDLSLASKEHAVFKQTDADVTSFDGGYGSAYLAKMVGQKRAREIFFLGRDISADRAYEMGMVNASIPHAELESTAWQWAQEILAKSPTAIKMLKFAFNLTDDGLGQQVFAYEATRLAYMTDEAKEGRNAFLEKRKPEFGRGSGYRDQFIRRLRRWPA, translated from the coding sequence ATGCACCTCCAGGCTGCTCCGCCCGAATGGCGCGAGGCGAAGGCCTATACCGATATCACCTACCGCAAGTGCAATGGCGTGGCGCGCATCGCCTTCAACCGGCCCGAGGTGCGCAATGCCTTCCGTCCGCATACGGTGAGCGAATTGCTCGATGCCTTCCACGACGCACAGGAGGACACTGAGATCGGCGTGGTGCTCTTCAGCGCCGAAGGCCCCAGCGCGAAGGATGGCGGGTGGAGCTTCTGCAGCGGCGGCGATCAGCGCGCGCGCGGACATCAGGGTTATGTGGATGGCGCAGGCACGCCGCGGCTCAACATCCTCGAGGTGCAGCGCCTCATTCGCTTCATGCCGAAAGTGGTGATCGCCGTTGTTCCCGGCTGGTGCGTGGGCGGCGGCCACAGCTTGCACGTGGTGTGCGACCTCAGCCTCGCGAGCAAGGAGCACGCTGTCTTCAAGCAGACCGATGCCGATGTGACGAGCTTCGATGGCGGCTACGGCAGCGCCTACCTCGCCAAGATGGTTGGACAGAAACGCGCCCGCGAGATCTTCTTCCTCGGCCGCGACATCAGCGCCGACCGCGCTTATGAGATGGGCATGGTGAATGCTTCCATCCCGCACGCCGAACTCGAGAGCACCGCGTGGCAATGGGCGCAAGAGATCCTCGCGAAATCGCCCACCGCGATCAAGATGCTCAAGTTCGCCTTCAACCTCACCGATGATGGCCTGGGGCAGCAGGTCTTCGCTTACGAAGCCACGCGCCTAGCCTACATGACCGACGAAGCGAAGGAGGGGCGCAATGCGTTCCTGGAGAAGAGGAAGCCGGAATTCGGAAGGGGAAGTGGATACCGCGATCAATTCATCCGCAGATTACGCAGATGGCCTGCCTAA